The Planktothrix tepida PCC 9214 genome window below encodes:
- a CDS encoding GvpL/GvpF family gas vesicle protein — protein sequence MKLYNLYAYAFLKTPKQILKLPVGIASPVLLMASGKISALVEPDVCLDALQKDNERLIQAVLSHDRVICELFQQTTVLPLRFGTSFLEGDNLLDHLGSNSEEYQEKLQQLQGKGEYILKCIPRKLEEPVLGSEMTGRQYFLVKKQHYQTQQNFYILQATEWQKVVHLVTDQYQSTIINACPGAESRIYLLVPCQDEPFLTNHFLNWQKVCPRWELQLGQVSPPYHFI from the coding sequence ATGAAATTATATAATTTATATGCTTACGCTTTTTTAAAAACTCCAAAACAGATCTTGAAATTACCTGTTGGAATTGCCAGCCCAGTTTTACTGATGGCTTCAGGAAAAATCTCGGCTCTAGTAGAACCAGATGTCTGTTTAGATGCCTTACAAAAGGATAATGAACGCTTAATTCAAGCGGTTTTATCCCATGATCGTGTCATCTGCGAATTGTTTCAGCAAACGACAGTTTTACCCTTACGTTTTGGCACGTCTTTTTTAGAGGGAGACAATTTACTTGATCATCTCGGTTCTAATAGCGAAGAATACCAAGAAAAGCTCCAACAACTCCAAGGAAAAGGGGAATATATTTTAAAATGTATTCCTCGTAAGTTAGAGGAACCTGTTCTAGGTTCAGAGATGACGGGAAGACAATATTTTTTAGTTAAAAAACAGCACTATCAAACCCAACAAAACTTTTATATCCTGCAAGCAACAGAATGGCAAAAGGTCGTTCATTTAGTTACCGATCAGTATCAATCAACGATTATCAATGCTTGTCCAGGAGCAGAATCACGAATTTATCTTTTAGTGCCTTGTCAAGATGAACCTTTCCTAACTAATCATTTCTTGAATTGGCAGAAAGTTTGTCCTCGTTGGGAATTGCAATTAGGACAAGTTTCTCCACCCTATCACTTTATTTAA
- a CDS encoding AAA family ATPase, which produces MTELFKGFEQLVELAKTLEEKLEKGEIKTEVQFSSRPLSNIPRSGGIPRPGGIPRTSSSGGGDFEVNRSRSSSPSDSGFEDTMTPPEEATTPSLKDVGGLTEVLKELKELIAIPLKRPDLLAKLGLEPTRGVLLVGPPGTGKTLTARALAEELGVNYIALVGPEVMSKYYGEAEQRLRGIFEKAAKNAPCIVFIDEIDSMAPDRSKVEGEVEKRLVAQLLSLMDGFSQAQGVIVLAATNRPDHLDPALRRPGRFDREVQFRVPDRNGRLEILQILTRSMPLDESVSLALIADNAVGFVGSDLKAVCQKAAYSALRRQVPTIESKIPEIMTVSQSDFLQALKEVKPAVLRSVEVESPHIAWDNIGGLEQIKQTLQESVEGALLHPQLYMQTKAQAPKGILLWGPPGTGKTLLAKAVASQARANFISINGPELLSKWVGASEQAVRELFAKARQAAPCVVFIDEIDTLAPARGRYSGDSGVSDRVVGQILTELDGLQTGATILVIGATNRPDALDPALLRAGRLDLQLKVDLPSASSRLAILQVHNDERPLQDVDLGYWAEATEGWNGADLALLCNQAALVAIRRYRHQGMTDPTEIRITTGDFNAAYQVLVEQRAT; this is translated from the coding sequence ATGACAGAGTTATTCAAAGGTTTTGAGCAATTAGTCGAACTGGCGAAAACCTTAGAAGAAAAACTTGAAAAAGGAGAAATTAAAACTGAAGTGCAGTTTAGTTCTCGTCCCTTGAGTAATATTCCCCGTTCTGGTGGGATTCCCCGTCCAGGCGGCATTCCCCGCACGAGCAGTTCTGGTGGGGGTGATTTTGAGGTCAATCGCAGTCGCTCATCTTCCCCCTCAGATTCAGGATTTGAAGACACTATGACACCCCCAGAAGAAGCTACCACCCCTTCCCTTAAAGACGTTGGCGGATTGACAGAAGTTCTCAAAGAACTCAAAGAACTGATTGCCATTCCCCTAAAACGCCCCGACTTATTAGCGAAATTAGGACTCGAACCCACTCGTGGGGTGCTGTTGGTTGGCCCCCCAGGAACAGGCAAAACCCTGACCGCCCGTGCCCTGGCGGAAGAACTCGGTGTTAACTATATTGCCTTAGTCGGGCCAGAGGTGATGAGTAAATATTATGGGGAAGCCGAACAACGACTGCGAGGAATTTTTGAGAAAGCCGCAAAAAATGCGCCTTGTATCGTTTTTATTGACGAAATTGATAGCATGGCTCCTGATCGCAGCAAAGTGGAAGGGGAAGTGGAAAAACGACTCGTTGCCCAACTGCTGAGTTTAATGGATGGCTTTTCCCAAGCTCAAGGGGTGATTGTTCTTGCCGCCACGAACCGCCCCGACCATCTTGATCCCGCCTTACGCCGCCCCGGACGGTTTGACCGAGAAGTGCAGTTTCGGGTTCCTGACCGCAATGGACGTTTAGAAATTCTCCAGATTCTCACCCGTTCCATGCCCTTAGATGAATCGGTTTCCTTAGCTTTGATTGCGGATAATGCCGTGGGATTTGTGGGGTCAGATTTAAAAGCAGTTTGCCAGAAAGCAGCCTATAGTGCTTTGCGACGTCAGGTTCCTACGATTGAATCCAAAATTCCAGAAATCATGACAGTCAGCCAGTCCGACTTTTTGCAAGCCCTCAAAGAAGTTAAACCTGCGGTGTTGCGGTCTGTGGAAGTGGAATCTCCCCATATCGCTTGGGACAATATTGGCGGACTTGAACAAATTAAACAAACCCTACAGGAATCTGTGGAAGGAGCATTACTCCATCCCCAATTATATATGCAAACCAAAGCCCAAGCACCCAAAGGCATTTTGCTTTGGGGGCCACCGGGAACGGGGAAAACCTTATTGGCGAAAGCCGTTGCATCTCAGGCGCGAGCGAATTTTATTAGTATTAATGGCCCGGAACTTCTGAGTAAATGGGTGGGAGCCAGTGAACAAGCGGTACGGGAGTTATTTGCCAAAGCTCGTCAAGCTGCGCCTTGTGTAGTGTTTATTGATGAAATTGATACCTTAGCTCCAGCAAGAGGCCGTTATAGCGGGGATTCTGGGGTAAGTGACCGAGTTGTGGGACAAATTTTGACCGAGTTAGATGGATTGCAAACGGGGGCGACGATTTTGGTGATTGGGGCTACAAACCGCCCGGATGCGTTAGACCCAGCTTTATTACGGGCGGGACGGTTAGATTTACAGTTAAAAGTGGATTTACCGAGTGCTTCTAGTCGTTTAGCAATTTTACAAGTCCATAACGATGAACGTCCTTTACAGGATGTGGATTTAGGTTATTGGGCCGAAGCAACGGAAGGCTGGAATGGGGCGGATTTAGCGTTATTATGTAACCAAGCCGCACTGGTAGCGATTCGTCGTTATCGGCATCAGGGAATGACTGACCCGACTGAGATTCGGATTACAACGGGTGATTTCAATGCTGCTTATCAAGTGTTAGTTGAACAGCGTGCAACTTAA
- a CDS encoding ArsA family ATPase, protein MTNFHPVNNILNPYDSRHLVMFSGKGGVGKTTLSCGFARRWAKLFPDEQILLISTDPAHSLGDILQTQVLDQALPLKDLPNLKVRALDAGKLLLEFKEKYGKFLELLVERGSFVEGEDLTPVWDLDWPGLDEIMGLLEIQRLLTEKIVDRIVVDMAPSGHTLNLLGIKDFLEIILNSLELFQEKHRVISQTFVKTYNADEVDDFLVKMKSELTEGKQLLQDASFTVCLVVAIAEPMSLLETERLLKSLQHLNIPCGSLFINRILSPSNLNLDRYSEQQELLSKFLKLPGQDAIFTLPQQSTEPLGGEALDLIMSQIQTLETVELVPPPLIQWPEKILPSFSDFIAEKRQLIIIGGKGGVGKTTVAAALGWGLAHRYPEKNIRIISIDPAHSLGDAFGEKLGHQPTQLTANLSGQEVDADIVLEQFRNDYLWELAEMISGEGKEDGSIKLAYTPEAWRQIVAQSLPGIDEMLSLVTVMDLLDQKQQDLIILDTAPTGHLLRFLEMPTALGEWLAWIFKLWMKYQNVLGRLDLMGRLRTLRQQVMQAQKKLKNPQHTEFIGILQAQDAIVAEQVRLTASLKKMGVYQRYVVQNRYHAHEEIDRDLFPDQTLIRLPSLPRSVEPLARVKGAADLLF, encoded by the coding sequence ATGACTAACTTTCACCCTGTAAACAACATTCTTAACCCTTATGACTCTCGCCATTTAGTCATGTTTAGTGGCAAAGGAGGAGTGGGAAAAACCACCCTTTCCTGTGGATTTGCTCGTCGTTGGGCTAAATTATTTCCTGATGAACAAATCCTATTAATCTCAACAGATCCAGCCCATTCTTTAGGAGATATCTTACAAACACAAGTCTTAGATCAAGCATTACCTTTAAAAGACTTACCGAACTTAAAGGTTAGAGCGTTAGATGCGGGAAAATTACTATTAGAATTTAAAGAAAAATATGGAAAATTTTTAGAACTCTTAGTTGAACGAGGCAGCTTTGTTGAAGGAGAAGATTTAACCCCTGTTTGGGATTTAGACTGGCCCGGTTTAGATGAAATTATGGGGTTATTAGAAATTCAACGGTTACTCACTGAAAAAATAGTTGATCGAATTGTTGTTGATATGGCTCCTTCCGGTCATACCTTAAATTTATTAGGAATTAAAGATTTTTTAGAGATTATTTTAAATTCTTTGGAATTATTTCAAGAAAAACATCGAGTCATCTCCCAAACCTTTGTAAAAACTTACAATGCGGATGAAGTGGATGACTTTTTGGTCAAAATGAAATCGGAATTAACCGAAGGAAAACAACTATTGCAAGATGCCAGTTTCACTGTTTGTTTAGTTGTGGCCATTGCAGAACCGATGAGTTTATTAGAAACCGAACGATTACTCAAGAGTTTGCAGCACTTAAATATTCCCTGCGGTAGTTTATTTATCAATCGAATTTTATCCCCATCAAACCTAAACTTAGATCGCTATAGCGAACAACAAGAACTTCTGAGTAAATTCCTTAAACTTCCGGGTCAAGATGCCATTTTTACCCTTCCCCAACAATCAACAGAACCTCTAGGGGGTGAAGCTTTAGATCTGATCATGAGCCAAATTCAAACCCTTGAAACTGTAGAATTAGTTCCCCCACCTCTTATCCAATGGCCAGAAAAAATTCTCCCTAGTTTTAGCGATTTTATTGCTGAAAAACGTCAATTAATTATCATTGGAGGAAAGGGAGGTGTAGGTAAAACAACTGTTGCTGCTGCCCTAGGTTGGGGATTAGCCCATCGTTATCCTGAGAAAAATATTCGGATTATTTCTATTGATCCAGCCCATTCTTTAGGAGATGCCTTTGGGGAAAAATTAGGACATCAACCCACACAATTAACCGCCAATTTAAGCGGTCAAGAAGTCGATGCTGATATTGTTTTAGAGCAATTTCGCAATGATTATTTGTGGGAACTTGCAGAAATGATTAGCGGTGAAGGCAAGGAAGACGGATCGATAAAACTGGCCTATACTCCTGAGGCTTGGCGACAAATTGTAGCTCAATCCTTACCGGGAATTGATGAAATGCTCTCGTTAGTAACCGTCATGGATTTATTAGACCAGAAACAACAAGACTTAATTATTTTAGATACGGCTCCTACCGGTCATCTTCTGCGTTTTTTAGAAATGCCAACCGCTTTAGGGGAGTGGTTAGCTTGGATTTTTAAGCTGTGGATGAAGTATCAAAATGTATTAGGGCGTTTAGATTTAATGGGGCGATTGCGAACCTTAAGGCAACAAGTGATGCAAGCCCAGAAAAAACTAAAAAATCCCCAACATACAGAATTTATTGGGATTCTGCAAGCCCAAGATGCCATTGTTGCCGAACAAGTTCGATTAACAGCATCTTTGAAAAAAATGGGAGTCTATCAACGCTATGTCGTGCAGAACCGTTATCACGCGCATGAGGAAATTGATCGGGATTTATTCCCGGATCAAACTCTGATTCGCCTACCCAGTTTACCTCGGTCAGTGGAACCTCTAGCCCGAGTTAAAGGGGCTGCCGATCTTCTGTTTTAA